One segment of Brassica napus cultivar Da-Ae chromosome C3, Da-Ae, whole genome shotgun sequence DNA contains the following:
- the LOC111203918 gene encoding uncharacterized protein LOC111203918, translating into MSPSNSSSSPETDQRLNDIVVAVQEKSTMTNPKQVSPQEVVPDVNNPKQVSPQEVVPEVNNPKQVSPQEAVPGLNNPKQVSPQEIVPEVNNLKQASPQEVVHEMNNPKQVSPEEVVSQVNSLKQVSPQEVVPDPNNPKQGLPQEVVPETESKKTQRASFELRVLRAINKLIKKYPSLDNHALICNICKRGFPNANSLCAHQKTHKHDLELERKLKQVEPIYSPPGPGQCFWKKHDNSYQGAPLVTHNYNRPNLSDLNRSGFSFGPFKPNGGGNYPYPPFTMNPSYGSHDSKIMNSISQPNTLGSCSNNNNNNSSSQGAISLELSLGPSKWMGGSNNNSSSLNGGVTGGGSMDLNMPVRPLVSRNHFYSSYPLDSFTGNVPPPPPPSPATSLSNDENVPGSSLISKEKNKAMVVDDDETDNGVTGGHDADKPAEV; encoded by the exons ATGTCTCCTTCAAACTCCTCCTCCTCACCCGAGACTGATCAGAGACTCAATGATATTGTTGTGGCCGTGCAGGAGAAGAGTACAATGACCAATCCAAAACAAGTGTCTCCTCAAGAGGTCGTGCCTGACGTGAACAATCCTAAACAAGTGTCTCCTCAAGAGGTCGTGCCTGAAGTGAACAATCCAAAACAAGTGTCTCCTCAAGAGGCTGTGCCTGGCCTGAACAATCCGAAACAAGTGTCTCCTCAAGAGATTGTACCTGAAGTGAACAATCTGAAACAAGCGTCTCCTCAAGAGGTTGTGCATGAAATGAACAATCCAAAACAAGTGTCTCCCGAAGAGGTTGTGTCTCAAGTGAACAGTCTGAAACAAGTGTCTCCTCAAGAGGTTGTGCCAGACCCGAACAATCCGAAACAAGGGCTTCCTCAAGAGGTTGTGCCTGAAACTGAAAGCAAGAAAACTCAGAGGGCAAGTTTCGAGTTACGTGTTCTCCGAGCAATaaacaaattgataaaaaaatatccatCGTTGGATAATCATGCCCTTATTTGCAACATCTGCAAGAGAGGGTTCCCCAACGCTAACTCCCTATGCGCTCACCAAAAGACCCACAAGCATGACCTAGAGCTGGAAAGAAAGCTGAAGCAGGTGGAGCCAATCTATTCTCCTCCTGGTCCTGGACAATGCTTTTGGAAGAAACATGATAACTCTTACCAAG GGGCTCCCTTAGTCACTCACAACTATAACCGCCCTAATTTATCAGATCTCAACCGTAGTGGTTTCTCTTTTGGTCCTTTTAAGCCTAATGGAGGCGGTAACTACCCATACCCTCCTTTCACAATGAACCCGAGCTATGGCTCACATGattcaaaaattatgaattCTATTTCTCAACCTAATACCTTAGGGAGCTgtagcaacaacaacaacaataacagtAGCTCACAAGGTGCAATATCACTTGAGCTCTCTCTTGGTCCATCTAAGTGGATGGGAGGCAGCAACAATAACAGCAGCTCGTTGAATGGTGGAGTCACTGGAGGAGGAAGCATGGACTTGAACATGCCAGTGCGTCCTCTTGTGTCTCGAAATCATTTTTACAGCAGTTACCCGCTTGATTCGTTCACTGGAAAcgttcctcctcctcctcctccttctccagCTACCAGTCTTTCTAATGATGAGAATGTTCCGGGCTCTAGTCTCATCTCAAAGGAGAAAAACAAAGCCATGGtggttgatgatgatgaaacgGATAACGGGGTGACTGGAGGTCATGATGCGGATAAGCCGGCAGAAGTTTAA
- the LOC106437541 gene encoding ADP-ribosylation factor GTPase-activating protein AGD5-like, protein MNEKANVSKELNARHRKILEGLLKHPENRECADCKTKGPRWASVNLGIFICMQCSGIHRSLGVHISKVRSATLDTWLPEQVAFIHSMGNERANSYWEAELPPNYDRVGIENFIRAKYEEKRWVSKGEKARSPPRVEQERRRSVERAVPGYEHGHSSSPVNLFEEKKTVQAPRTRSSIPATRISLPVPPRGPEQVIKPQQKIEAVAAPVEPTKPAVNVAPASDPPKVDFATDLFNMLSVDEPSANTSEAAPADDNLWDGFQSAGNGQTAEKIVTAKLEEKKPDESSSPPATGIEDLFRDTPNFTAQQAPQKDVKGDIMSLFEKSNMVSPFAMQQQQFAMLAQQQALYMAAAKAAGGTPNGVNQQAVANALNIASANWSNNGYQIPGMTKPGGGQPDLQKLMQNMNANMNMRPVQPQENTPQYPISNFYTTGQANNAANGMTSYSTGKPQSSTAAQQPTGTTPSSQSGKEFDFSSLMDGMFTKH, encoded by the exons ATGAACGAGAAAGCCAACGTCTCTAAGGAGCTTAATGCCCGCCATAGAAAg attctGGAAGGGCTTCTTAAGCATCCAGAGAACAGAGAATGTGCTGACTGCAAAACAAA AGGTCCAAGGTGGGCTAGTGTTAACTTAGGTATCTTTATCTGCATGCAATGTTCTGGGATTCACAGGAGTCTCGGGGTACACATATCAAAG GTTCGTTCTGCCACTCTGGACACATGGCTCCCCGAGCAGGTTGCATTTATCCATT CAATGGGAAACGAGAGAGCAAATAGTTACTGGGAAGCTGAGCTACCCCCTAACTATGATAGAGTGGGAATTGAGAATTTCATACGTGCAAA GTATGAAGAGAAGAGATGGGTTTCTAAAGGTGAAAAGGCTAGATCACCCCCAAGAGTGGAGCAGGAACGGCGGAGATCTGTGGAGAGGGCTGTGCCTGGATATGAGCATGGCCACAGTAGTAGTCCTGTAAATTTGTTCGAGGAGAAGAAAACTGTCCAAGCACCTAGAACAAGAAGTAGCATCCCTGCAACGAGGATAAGTCTTCCAGTGCCTCCCCGGGGACCTGAGCAG GTTATAAAGCCACAGCAAAAAATAGAAGCTGTAGCCGCTCCTGTGGAGCCAACGAAACCAGCAGTAAATGTTGCACCGGCATCAGATCCTCCAAAGGTGGATTTTGCTACTGACCTCTTCAACATGCTATCGGTGGATGAGCCGAGTGCAAATACCTCAGAGGCAGCTCCTGCTGATGATAACTTATGGGATGGCTTTCAGT CGGCTGGAAATGGTCAAACGGCAGAGAAAATTGTCACAGCAAAGCTGGAGGAGAAAAAGCCTGATGAGAGCAGTTCTCCACCAGCTACCGGGATCGAGGATTTATTTAGAGACACACCTAACTTTACAGCCCAACAAGCACCACAGAAAGATGTGAAAGGCGATATCATGAGCCTATTTGAGAAG TCGAATATGGTGTCGCCTTTTGCCATGCAGCAGCAACAGTTTGCTATGCTTGCTCAGCAGCAAGCCCTTTACATGGCTGCAGCAAAAGCTGCAGGAGGTACTCCAAACGGCGTGAATCAACAAGCTGTTGCTAATGCTCTTAACATAGCATCCGCAAATTGGTCAAACAATGGCTACCAGATCCCTGGAATGACTAAACCAGGAGGTGGTCAACCTGATCTCCAGAAACTTATGCAA AACATGAACGCAAACATGAACATGAGACCTGTACAACCGCAAGAGAACACTCCTCAATATCCAATATCCAA TTTCTACACGACGGGCCAAGCTAACAATGCAGCCAACGGTATGACCTCATACTCCACCGGTAAACCTCAGTCATCAACCGCAGCACAACAACCAACGGGCACCACACCATCTTCTCAGTCAGGCAAAGAGTTTGATTTTTCTTCCTTGATGGATGGAATGTTCACAAAACATTGA
- the LOC106437540 gene encoding uncharacterized protein LOC106437540 translates to MQHLPTSSFKTTATVVIAGVFSVVAAVSLTVPSVSHFAASCIPIIYDNTIFLLKPPYLYLVINCIILSIVATSKLTHESCSSTDDPDTVVPVPTYIDAGYLNVAHVAGSDYTGFVENDATVKDVHEVIDNDKVIGEDVKTETEKPRTSNGLPEPETDKPKLKDGSLEISVLKNTRKAPRFGRQKSLKAGQEGKKSALGVTKPPRRHDTLETTWKKITEGRSTPLIKHLSKSDKWQERSHARSSKEKEKTTKSENSTEDDTLRKTRLKREPSPGQEELNRRVEAFIKKFNEEMRLQRLESLAKYNELVVNRGTRL, encoded by the coding sequence ATGCAGCACCTCCCTACCTCTTCCTTTAAAACGACAGCCACCGTCGTCATCGCCGGAGTCTTCTCTGTTGTGGCGGCGGTGAGTTTAACCGTTCCATCAGTTTCCCATTTTGCTGCTTCTTGCATTCCGATCATTTACGATAACACCATCTTCCTCCTTAAGCCACCGTATCTTTACCTAGTCATTAACTGTATCATCCTCTCCATCGTCGCTACATCTAAGCTCACGCATGAATCATGTTCCAGTACTGACGATCCTGATACGGTCGTCCCGGTACCTACTTATATCGACGCCGGTTATCTAAACGTGGCTCACGTCGCCGGTTCTGATTATACCGGATTTGTGGAGAATGATGCGACGGTGAAAGATGTCCACGAAGTCATTGATAATGATAAGGTGATAGGAGAAGATGTAAAGACAGAGACGGAGAAGCCAAGAACGAGTAACGGTTTACCAGAACCGGAGACAgataaaccaaaactaaaagATGGTTCGCTGGAGATTTCGGTTCTGAAGAACACGAGGAAAGCACCTAGGTTCGGTCGGCAAAAGTCGCTTAAAGCTGGCCAAGAAGGTAAGAAGTCTGCGTTGGGAGTGACGAAGCCACCGAGGAGACATGACACGCTGGAGACGACGTGGAAGAAGATAACGGAAGGACGCTCGACGCCGTTAATTAAACACTTGTCGAAATCCGACAAGTGGCAAGAAAGGTCGCACGCCCGAAGCtcaaaggagaaggagaagacgaCCAAGTCTGAGAACTCTACGGAGGATGACACGTTGCGAAAAACGCGTCTGAAACGCGAGCCGTCGCCGGGTCAGGAGGAGCTGAACAGGCGCGTGGAAGCGTTTATCAAGAAGTTCAACGAAGAGATGAGACTGCAAAGATTGGAATCTTTGGCTAAGTATAACGAATTGGTGGTAAATCGAGGGACTcgtttgtaa